TGATTTAATAAAAGAATTACAAGCGTATATGAGTGTATATAAAGAGGTGAAAAAACAATTAGGAGTTGAGTGATATGTCCTCTCTTTATCATGATTCTCGGTTGTATTACATTCTAGGAGCCAATAGTTTATCAGCTATTGGTTCTGGGATTGTTATGATTACGATCCCATGGCTTTTGATCAAAGAAAGTGGTGGAGAAACGATGTTTGGATACGTATCTATCATCGCAACTCTTATTATGTTTTTATTAACACCATTCATTGGTCAAAGCATCGATCGTTTTTCAAGAAAATCGTTATTATTATGTAACGAAGGGCTGGGCATTATCGTTATAGGGATAATGACGGTTTGGGGATTTATTGGGCAATCTTATGATTCTTTTCATTATATTATTATTTATATAGCTGGTTCATTCTATTATTTATTGTTTTATCCAACCATCTTCGCGTTTAACCAAGAAATATTTCAAGCAGAACATTATAAAAATTTGAGTGGAACGATGGAGATTCAAGGACAACTGACGCAAGTTATTGCAGGAGCAGCGGCTAGCTTCTTAATTGAGATAGTTTCACTGAAATGGATCTTATTAGTAGATATGTTGACTTTTGTAGGAGCATTTTTCCTCTTTTTATGTATCCCATATGTAAAAAAGAAAACAGTAAAGGAAAAAGTAACATTTAAAAAGCAAATGTTTGAAGGAATTCATTTTATGAAAGGTCGTTCTAAATTCTTTTGGTTTTTACTTGCGACATATACATCAAGCTAGTAATACCAACCGTTTAGACGGTTGTGGTAACGCTTTGGTAACGATTATAATAAATCTTCTTCCATAAATGCCACTACTTCTGCTTGTTTGGATGGATATAAGTGACTATAAGTGTTTAAAGTTGTTGCTACATTTGAATGACCTAAGCGTTGGGCTACGACAAGCGGACTTACACCTTTATTAATGAGGTAAGAAGCATGAGAGTGCCTGAATTCATGAAGTACAATCTTTTTCACTCCTGACACCGCTAAAAAGATTTTATATTTTCTAGTTAATGTGGTAGTTGCTATACTATCATAAAACTCACCAAACACAACATAATCCTTTTTCAAAGGAACTTTTAATGTAGCATTATTTTTTATTTCTTTTAGTAGATCCATTACGATAGTAGGTAACATAATGATTCGGTTGGATGCTTTCGTTTTTGGTTTAGTAATATGTTTATTATAGCTTGTTTTATTGATATCAATTATTTTTTCTTCAAAATTAACATCTTCCCAAGTTAAAGCTAAAAGTTCTCCTTTTCTAGCTCCACTATAATAGAGTGTTGAAAAAAAGGCTATATATATCGATTCGTCTACAACACTGATAAACCTTTTGAATTCTTCAAATTCCCAGAAGTTCATTCTTTTATTAGACTCAATTTCAAAATTTCCTGCAATTCGTGCTGGATTACGATTTAAGCCGTGGAACTTAATTGCAAAATTAAATATAGCGGAAAGTACGTTATGAATCTTTTTTAAAGTTTCAGCTGAATAGTCATGCATTATCTTATTTTGATAATTCATGACATGTTTTGCTGTAATCTTATCTATCTTCATTTTTCCAAATTCTTTTAGTAAGTGATTATATATCATATTTTTAATAGTGTTTATAGAAGACTGTTTTCTTCTCTGGCAGTACCATTCAAAATATTCTTCGGCTAATAAAATACGAAATGACCGCCTCAAAGGTTTGGCAGTGGAACATCAATGGATTAGGGTATTCCCCTTGGGGAGTAACGGGTCCATATGAAACTGCGATTACATATGATGGGCGAATTGTCGCTGATTTTATAACAGTTGGAACACTTACTGGTAATTTAATTAAAGGTGGAGAAATTAGTGGTACCACTTTAAGATCCGATGATACAAAAAACTATGTAAGCATATCTAAACAATTCATGCGAATTATGGAAAATGATATTGCTCGTATGTTTTTAGGATACTACAAAAATTCGAGGAATGAATTACAACCCACTTTACTTATAGGTGGAGACAATGACATTACAGCTTCACAAGGAGCCCTTGCACTTTATCAGTATTCAAATATTTATCCTAAAGCAGCAGGGATAGGAATTACACGAGGTTATATTGGTGGAAGTAATACAGACTTATATTTTCCTGCCATTATTAAATTTGGTCAAAATGGCGATATAAACGTAAAAGCAGAGGAATATTTGCAAATGGAATCCCAATTATCATACTTCGATATAAAAGCAGGTACAAACTTTGCAGCAAAAGCAAAAAATGATTTTATCGCTGAAGCCACAAATGGAAATATGCATTTCACTGCTGGGCAAAAGTTTTATTACCATAAAAACGGTAAAAGAATATTATCTTTTGATACTTCTTCTGGTGGAGACACGGATCTTATCATGCAATATTGTATGTTACGTAATTCGGATTATGAGAATGGGTATCTTCAAGTTAAATCTGGTACAGGTTCATTTTATGGTGGCATTATTGCAGGGGACTTTAAGGTCTCCTCAAAACGGAAATATAAAACCAATATTCGAGACATTAAATTTGATGTATTAGATGAAGTAATGAATTGGGATATAAAACAATATAACCTTAAAATGGATGTAGCCAAACTTTATGAAATGCGTATGGATCGTAAAGAGGGGGAACCAACTTTAACGACAAATGACATTCCAACTCATTATGGTATTGTCATTCCGAACGAATCTGAAGAAACAGGAAAGGGTTTGTATGGGATGATTTCACAGCAGGTTAGAGCCTTTCAAGAATACGTAACAAAAACAGATGCTAGAATTCGAGAGTTAGAGCCGATACAAACGAAAGGTAATGTAAAACATAGAAACAGAACGAAACGCAACAGAAGACCAATTAGATACGTTAAAAGAGAAACGTTATAGAAAGGAGTGTTGTAGTAGATGAGGGAGGAAGAAATTATTGTAGATTTGGATGATCCAGTATTCACAAAAACAATTCGTTCTCGGCAGAATGATAAAAATGGTTTGAAACTCATTGTGTATCTAAAGCAAAAAGGGAGAAGCGTTGATTTAACAGGATATGCAATCAAATATGAAGCAACAAATCATACAGGGGCATTCATTCGTGATGATGCTCAATTAATTGATGCGAAAAATGGTGTGTTTTCATATACTTTTACACCTCAATCTGTTTCAATAGCATCGGATTGGACTGCTTATTTTGTATTTGAAAAAAGTACAGAACGAATGAGTACACCTGACATTCGAATTGTATTAAGTCGAGATGTAAAAGAAGGAAATATTAAAATAGAAAACTATATTTCTGATTTTGAAAAAGCTATAGAACAAGTGGCAGGATATCAAAAAGATATTGATGATACAAATAAGAGAATTATAGATACAAACAACAAATTTGCAGAGTTAACAACATTAATTAATGCTAAAGGTGTTCAAGTACCAAAGATTACAACTGAATCAGGTGGTCAAACTATTTCTGCTAGTGATGCCACAAAGAATATTCTTGATGAAATAGCCGCGAAAGGTGCCGGGATGAATACAATTTATTGTGCTACAGGTGTGCAAAACACAATCCCATCGGGCAAACCTTGGAGGGGAATTTCTTATTTTAATCAGAATAATATTGGCTTTGTAATCGCTAAAGATAGTGTAGGTGGATTTTATACAAATTATCTAAACGGAAATAACGGGTGGACAGGGTGGACAAATCATGTCACAAAAGAAGATTTTGTGGGATGAGATTTTACTGTACAAGGATTTAAACGAACTACCGATACGGATTGGATTCAGATGTCAATCAACACAGCTAATGCTTCCAACGTTGAAGGAAGACAAGTTACTAGAGCGAAACGAAGTGGCGACCAAGTTTCTGTTATAGGTTCTTTAAAGAATATAAAAGAAGGGCAAGTTGTATTCAATGTTCCAACTGCATTGCGACCAGCCCAACAAATAACAGATGTTGTTATTATTGCCGGTCCACCTTATTCTATATGTGAATTTAACGTAGAAACTGGTGGTAATGTAAAAATATACAACATCACTACTGACAAAACTATTCATTTTTCAATCAATTATTTAGTATAAAAAAGGAGGCAAACAAGTGGAACGTATCGACGTATTCATAAAAACGTTTATAGCTACCTTTGGTGGCTTCTGTGGATATTTCTTAGGAGGATGGGATGCAACATTGAAAATCTTAGTGACGATGGCAGTTATTGATTATTTAACTGGAATGATTGCAGCAGGATACAACGGAGAGTTAAAAAGTAAAGTAGGTTTCAAAGGCATCGCCAAAAAGGTGGTGCTTTTTCTTTTGGTTGGAGTGGCAGCGCAATTAGATACAGCGTTTGGAAGCGACAGTGCTATCCGTGAAGCAACAATCTTTTTTTTCATGGGTAATGAATTGTTATCACTTTTAGAAAACGCTGGACGTATGGGAATCCCACTTCCACAAGCTTTGACAAACGCGGTTGAAATTTTAGGTGGTAAACAAAAACAAGAAGATAAAAAGGGAGATGTTCAATAATGAAAAAACATATTATCGATATTTCAAAATGGAATGACAGTATTAATTGGGATGTATTAGCTCCTCAAGTTAGTTTAGCGATTTGCCGTGTTCAATATGGATCAGATACAGTAGATGGATTATATAAACAACATGTAGCGCAATTAGAGAAACGTGGCATTCCACATGCTGCCTATGCGTATGGATGCTATGTTTCTGTTAATGATGCAATTGTGGAAGCGAACGATTTTATGAAAAGAACAAATTTAAATGCTAAATTCTTAGTGCTAGATTGTGAGGATGATACATTAAAAAGTTGTGGCCCCGACAATCTAGCAGCTGCTTCTCAAGCTTTTATTGATACATGTAAAGCGGCAGGTTGGAAAGTCGGATTTTATGTATCACATCATATGTACAATCAATATGGTTTAAATAAGGTGAAAGCAGACTTTTTATGGATTCCTCGTTATGGAAGTAATAAACCTGCCTATGCGTGTGATCTATGGCAATATGCAGATGGAGAAACAGGCGGTTGGCTTGATGGTGTAGGAAAAGTTGACTTAAATGTTCTAAATGGAGACAAGCCATTATCTTGGTTTATTGGTGGTAATGAACTAAATCCAATTAACCCAATTGATCCAATTAACCCAATTGATCCAATTCAGCCAATTCATATAATTCAGTCTATTCAAAAAGAGGGAATTGGACATGCAACATCGAGATACGATGATGGTTATGGTGTGAATCTATATGAAAATCCTGCTAATCCTATTTTTGCAGGACGTATCACACAAAAAATCCCTTACTTAATCCAGAAAGGATACTGGGGTGGTGGAGAAAAAGACATGATCTGCCTTGGGAATGAAAAGCAGTGGGCTTACCTAAAACATTTTGATGTGAAATGGTTCTATACGCATTCTAAATATCCTGTAGGTTGGGGGATTGCAGTTCATAGTGAACCAGAATGTATTAACCATGTTGGAAATATTGACGGTTCTACTCCTTATCGTATTTGGGGAAGAGTTGGCGACGCAATAGATATTGGTGGTAATCGTTGGATTCGTGAGGAAGATGTAATTATTAAGTAATAGGTGGTTTCAAAAGTACACAACAACAAAGGTAAAACATACTTTGTAACTGCTAGCGAAGCATATGTATTTATGAAGTGAAAATCCGGCTCTTATGAGTCGGATTTTTTATCATACTTTAGATTTTCTGCTTTCCATATTAAATACATTTTGCATAAATTATTAAGTGCTTTTTATTCAACACCAATAACAATCCATTCACTTATATAATTCCAAAAGTTAACATTATAATTAGGTAGCCTCTTTGCTTACCAAAGGTAGCCAAAGTTGACTTCCCGCTTGTCTGATTTATTCAAACTTGCTATTTAATAGGAATTATAATTTGTAGAAACAATATACTCTTATACATAAAGTATTCAGCATGATATTACAGTACAGAGTCTCGTTTAATATCGAAAATGTCTATTTCATTTTGCTCAAATAAATTCTCAAGCTTATTTGAACCATTTTGTTGAGCAAATAAATATTCTTTTTCTGATATTGGGACGGCAAGCAACCATGCGACTTTTTTGTCTGAGAAATCAATTGTTTGTAACTGATCTTCCCACAGAAATGGTGGCACAAAAAACATATGTTTCATTTCACTATTAGGATAATCAAACTTCAGCACATCCAAAAATATTTGACCTGGATAGAGTGGCATTTTTGAATTGATTACACAAAAAGCACATGTTGCTAGTACATTTGCATAATTATTATAAGCTGTTGCGCTCGCACCAACAATTTCTACTCGTAAAGACTTTTCATCTATAGATCGTCCTATTGAATGCATATGCAAGCCAATAGTAGAATACGATGTAACCCCCTCGCAGGGTCTATCTCCTGTTGATAAAATATCGATATTACTTATACTATTATCATCCCAATATTTAGAAACAACAGGATTACCTCCAAACACTTTTAAAGCTGATTTAGCAATCATTTTACTTTCATTTGATATCCCCATTTTACTCTCCTATCTTTCGCTAATAATTTTTAATAATTTCAGTCTCCAAAATAATCATCCGTTAAATCTTCACCTTTATGACTCCTATTCGATGACGGAAGTTCAGGGCGGTAATGATTAGGATTGTTATGTTCATCTAAAAACTGTTCTCTTGTTATTCCTCTTTCTTCAGCACTTTTTTTATGCTTTCTAAATTCATAACCTGGTAAATGCCCCATATCCCAAGGCTTATCTTTATTCATTATTTCATTATTTATTGGATCCCTTACGAGACCATCTTCACTTTTAGCATTATCCCAGACTTTATCTCTTACGCCCGTTCTATATCCTGAAGGTCTTGTGTAAGTTTTATCGCCTGAGTCACTTTCAATACCATTTTCTTTTTTATACTTATCCCAAGCCTTACTCATTTCATCCTTACTATATTTACCTTTGTTGGCAGTTTGAAATTCATTCCATGTCGATGGGTTAGAACTACTACCACCAGAAGACGGGGAAGACTGGAATTTTTGAAGAGTATCCTTACCATTTTGAATTGCATTACGCCCAACAAATACACCATGTCCAACAAGACTTAGTCCAGCCGCTGTAGCAGCTGCATCTAATGGAAGAACAATTGGTGATGCTAACCCACCACTTCCTACTTCTGCGACGAAGGTTAAGAAATTAGCCCCGCCTATGACAGTAAGACCCTCTAGAATTTCTATAATAGATGCCGCTCCTGCTACAACATTTCCGGCAAATCTTCCCGATTGATAAGTTAACTTGCTTTCTAATTCATCATTATCAGGTGATTCTAGTCCAATAACGCTTTCGAAAGCCGCACTACCAGCGCCTTGAAAAAATTCTTTCATAAATTCCCAAGTACTGATAGCTGTTTTTTCATACCATGGTCTATTGGCTTCTTGTTCTCGTAAAGCAATTGCTTTTTCAATTTGTGCTTCACGAGCTTTACTTTCTGTAATTGCTTGAATAGGCCCCGTCCAC
The DNA window shown above is from Bacillus clarus and carries:
- a CDS encoding phage holin family protein, with protein sequence MERIDVFIKTFIATFGGFCGYFLGGWDATLKILVTMAVIDYLTGMIAAGYNGELKSKVGFKGIAKKVVLFLLVGVAAQLDTAFGSDSAIREATIFFFMGNELLSLLENAGRMGIPLPQALTNAVEILGGKQKQEDKKGDVQ
- a CDS encoding suppressor of fused domain protein, which translates into the protein MGISNESKMIAKSALKVFGGNPVVSKYWDDNSISNIDILSTGDRPCEGVTSYSTIGLHMHSIGRSIDEKSLRVEIVGASATAYNNYANVLATCAFCVINSKMPLYPGQIFLDVLKFDYPNSEMKHMFFVPPFLWEDQLQTIDFSDKKVAWLLAVPISEKEYLFAQQNGSNKLENLFEQNEIDIFDIKRDSVL
- a CDS encoding GH25 family lysozyme is translated as MKKHIIDISKWNDSINWDVLAPQVSLAICRVQYGSDTVDGLYKQHVAQLEKRGIPHAAYAYGCYVSVNDAIVEANDFMKRTNLNAKFLVLDCEDDTLKSCGPDNLAAASQAFIDTCKAAGWKVGFYVSHHMYNQYGLNKVKADFLWIPRYGSNKPAYACDLWQYADGETGGWLDGVGKVDLNVLNGDKPLSWFIGGNELNPINPIDPINPIDPIQPIHIIQSIQKEGIGHATSRYDDGYGVNLYENPANPIFAGRITQKIPYLIQKGYWGGGEKDMICLGNEKQWAYLKHFDVKWFYTHSKYPVGWGIAVHSEPECINHVGNIDGSTPYRIWGRVGDAIDIGGNRWIREEDVIIK
- a CDS encoding GH-E family nuclease produces the protein MSLNMYLGEVHTQTQSMNAVCTATIQGMEQAIQSIDAFAIDTVLQGQTYSSAKAFFAQTFRPLAQGIIYLCEELIRQNDAFPSHFQSQVASTDVIEQEILEQIQGIDRMKASMEAISQTMPIPGMDAMANLFTVMRKKLQEKLEHLHEFNYTSSSNYDTALQLAASIAQGLAEVQSGKGFSPASGTFSIQELNMEWTGPIQAITESKAREAQIEKAIALREQEANRPWYEKTAISTWEFMKEFFQGAGSAAFESVIGLESPDNDELESKLTYQSGRFAGNVVAGAASIIEILEGLTVIGGANFLTFVAEVGSGGLASPIVLPLDAAATAAGLSLVGHGVFVGRNAIQNGKDTLQKFQSSPSSGGSSSNPSTWNEFQTANKGKYSKDEMSKAWDKYKKENGIESDSGDKTYTRPSGYRTGVRDKVWDNAKSEDGLVRDPINNEIMNKDKPWDMGHLPGYEFRKHKKSAEERGITREQFLDEHNNPNHYRPELPSSNRSHKGEDLTDDYFGD